GAGAGTTCTCTTTTCCCGGAGATTACAAGGTTCCCATCACTGAAGTTCAGATTGATCTGATCCTTGGGAATACCGGGAATTTCCGCTACCAGGATAATGCTGTCTTTATTGTCGTAGAGATTTACAAGGGGAATCTCGTATTCTGTTGCCCCTAAAAATGGAATACGTGAGAAGACCCTGTCCATCTCCCTGCGCATCCTCTCAATCTCTCTGAATGGATCCGTTGCCCAAAGCATAGTTGATCCTTTCTTTTTAGTTAATCGATAGTGATCTTCTTCCCTTTTTGGGATTCTGTTTCTTTTTTGGGAATAGAAACATTAAGAACCCCATTGCGGTAAGAAGCTTTAGAGTCTTCCCATTTCAGGTTTTCCCCAAGAGGGATGTCCCTTTTAAAAGAACTGAATCTGCTTTCCTGGAATGAAACTGTCCCTGTTTTCTCCTCCTTTTTCTCCCTCTTTTCTCCTGATACAGAGAGTATGCCCTCAGAATAGCTGACATTGAGCTCATCAGGAGACATTCCAGGGACCTCTACCCTGACATTCACCTCTTTATCGTTCTCTGCCAGA
This DNA window, taken from Fibrobacter sp., encodes the following:
- a CDS encoding Hsp20/alpha crystallin family protein — encoded protein: FRESLFLPEEPGESVVEVLVCTLERPLVSFRDFWRETPVVDLAENDKEVNVRVEVPGMSPDELNVSYSEGILSVSGEKREKKEEKTGTVSFQESRFSSFKRDIPLGENLKWEDSKASYRNGVLNVSIPKKETESQKGKKITID
- a CDS encoding Hsp20/alpha crystallin family protein, which translates into the protein MLWATDPFREIERMRREMDRVFSRIPFLGATEYEIPLVNLYDNKDSIILVAEIPGIPKDQINLNFSDGNLVISGKRELSRYGKSELLRQEQPEGEFEKSVRIPVRIDSTGIKAKFEDGMLTVVLPKSEEAKPKQINIES